Genomic segment of Betaproteobacteria bacterium:
CACCGTCATGGTGCCGAATACACGGCAGGACACTCTGTTGCCGATCCTGCGTACGCGGATCAATCCCGAGTCGCTGGTCTACACCAACGCATTGCACGTTTCAGATGCGTTGAATCGGCTCGGCGTGCGCCATCGCAAGGTCGCACCCCGCGATCGCTTCGCCCCCGGCCCCGCGCACATGAACGGGATCGAGAATTTCTGGAACCAGGCCAGGCGGCACCTGCGAAAATATAACGGCATCCCCAGCCATCACCTGCATCTGTATCTGAAGGAATGCGAGTGGCGCTTCAACTATGGATCCGCGGGTCAGTTGCTGAAGACGCTGGAACACTGGTTGATTCAGGAACAGTGAAGTTCCGGCGTTATCTGTGCCAGCCCCAAATGTCCAGTCCATGGCGACATGCGAGCGGACTGTCGTCGATGTACGACGCAATTCCACGACAAATTTTCAATGCGCTGTTTCTTGGGAAATTCATTGTCGCCGATCGGCGACCCGGGCTCGCAATGAAGGTTCGCCGATGACAACGCGAGTGCAAGAACACGAATGAGACGAATCAGGTCATTCTTCTTGTGGCACTATCGGTTGCAGCCAGGTGGCGCACAACGGCATGAAGCGCTTCCGGAGTCGCCGTCGCGGGACTGAGCGCCGGTCCAACGCTCAGGGAAACAGCGGGAAACAGCGTCGCGACTTTCCACTTGTCGCGATTGCGCGAGAAAATGCTGCGCCACAGCCCCGACAACGCCATCGGGACCACCGGCACCGGCGTGCGCTCGAGGATTCGCGTCACGCCCGGACGGAAAGGACCGGTCTGACCATCGCGAGTCAACTGCCCTTCCGGAAAAATACAAACCAGTTGTCCATCTTCCAGTGCCGCGGCAATCTCGTCGTAGGCCCGGTCCAGCACTTCCGGCGCTTCTTTCGCGCCGGCGATCGGAATTGCCTTCATCGAACGAAAAATGAATCGGAGCACTGGAACGTTGAAGATGGCGTAATACATGACGAAGCGAATCGGCCGCCGGCATGCCGCGGTGACGACGAGCGCGTCGGCGAGGCTCTGGTGATTGCATACCAGAAGTGCCGGCCCTTCTTCGGGAATGTGTTCAACGCCGGAAGTCTTCAGCCGGTAGATCGAGTGCACCAGCATCCAGTCGATGAAGCGCAACAGAAATTCCGGCACCAGTGCGTAAATGTAGACTGCCACCGCCACGTTGAGCGATCCGGTCAGCAGCAGCAATTGCGGGATCGTCATACCGGCATTCAGGGTCACTACCGCGAGGCCGGCCGCGACCACCATGAATAGCGCGTTCAGAATATTGTTTGCGGCAATCACCCGCGAGCGATGGCTGGGCGGGCAACGCGTCTGGATCAGCGCATACAGCGGCACAATGTAGAAGCCGCCGAACATGCCGATCAGGAACAGATCCAGCGCAATCCGCCACGCATCGGGCTGCATCAGGAATTGCCATGCGCCGACGTCTGCGCGCGCAACACTGCCCGGCGTGGCGAAGAACAAGTCCACGGCGAAGACGCTCAGGCCGATCGATCCGAACGGAACCAACCCGATTTCCACCTTGTGTCCAGACAAGCGCTCGCACAGCAGCGATCCCGCTGCAACGCCGACAGAGAACAGCGCCAGCAACAACGTGACCACATGCTCGTCGCCGCCGAGCACGACCTTGCTGTAATTCGGAAACTGCGACAAAAACACCGCGCCATAGAACCAGAACCAGGAGATGCCCAGCAGCGACAGGAACACCGTACGGTTTTGCCTTGCGAATTTCAGGTTCGACCAGGTCTCGCGCAACGGATTCCAGTCGAAGGCAAGCGACGCGGCGGCCGCCGGCGCCTTGGGAATTGCAAGGCTCGCAAGAAAACCCAGTACGCCGATGACCAGGATCAATGCGCTGACCCAGGCAGTGCCACCGTCGAGAGCGACCAGTACGCCGGCGACCAGCGTGCCGGCAAGTATCGCGACAAAGGTCCCCATCTCCACGAGGCCGTTGCCGCCGATCAGTTCCGCGGGGGTCAGCGCCTGCGGCAGGATTGCGTACTTCACCGGACCGAAAAAAGTGGAATGCAGCCCCAGCAGAAACAGCGCGGAAAATAGCAGCGGCAGACTCCGCAGCAGCAGTCCCGCGCCGGCGATCACCATGATTCCAATTTCGATCGCCTTGATGATCCGGATGATCGCGGATTTCTCGAACTTGTCGGCAACTTGGCCGGCGCTCGCGGAGAACAGCAGGAAGGGAAGGATGAAAATGCCGGCCGCGGCGTTGGTCAGCAGATTCGGATCGAGGCTGGAATACGTCGCGGCGTGATACGCCACCAGAATGACCAGCGAATTCTTGTAGAGATTGTCGTTGAACGCGCCTAGGAGCTGGGTCAGGAAGAAAGGCCCGAAACGGCGTTCGAAAAGAAGTCGAAACTGGTTTTTGTTTTCCATGGAGCCGATGGGACCCGACTAGCCGCACAGCTTATGAAAAGGGTGCACACAACGCAACATCCTCGAGTCCCCGCGGCCGCGCACGGTCCGGCGCCCTGCGTGTCTCGCCGGCTACCGCGCCCGGCGCGGAGTCACGCGGGTAACTCTTTTTCCCGAGGAAAGTTTTTCGAGCCAGAAACGAACGCGGTTGCGCGCGTCGATTTCCTCGATCGGTCCCATGTTCAGGTCTTCATGCTGGGCCTGTTTTACATAAGCGAGGAAACGCTCTCTGCGCTCCACTTCATGCTCGATTGCCTCGAGCATCCAGCGCCGCGTGCTTTTGCCCTTTTGTTTTGCTGCCCGGGCTATTCGCACCTTGAGTTTGGCTGGAAGCTTGAGGGTGACGGATATAAACATGCTGTCTCCCTTTGACCGCAGTCCGGGACAACGCTAACCGAGCACGCATGGCGCGTCAAATCTATCAAATGACAGATTTAAGATTTAACCTTTTTTTCAGCAGTTTAAGGTCCTTCATCAGATGCTAGAACCACCGCTTTCCACGTGATCATGGCTCGATAAAATCGGAGTTCTCCGATCGCCCTGACGGAGCAATTTCGACACGCGGTGGAAATCCGGATGCTGCATCGCAAAGGCGATTTTGAGGCATCTTCCTCACCAGTTGAACGGGCTTTTGATCGACTGGGGCGTTCAGTGACGCTTTGCGCGTATCCCGGCTGTTGATCCTTCGTCAGTGCAAGCGTCAGCATTCAGGCACTGCCCTTTTTCCCTAAAAAACAGAGCACATTCGAGCAATAGTGCGATTGTCATTTTTTCAACATACGCTGCTGGCATAGCCATTGCGACATGGAGAATGCGCCCGGGGATCGTGGAGCAAAGGGAGGTCGGGGGTCTTTTGGCATCCGACTCGCGCAAACCCTGGGCGCACCTTTTTACCAGTACACGGGAACACGCAGCAATGCATTTGCATTCGGTTTCAGATGACTCCGCGGATTCGCCTTCCCTGCTGGCGAGGAGCCTCGACAAGCCTCGGCAGGCACGGATACGCCGCTATTTGAATAGGATCGCGACAACCTTTCTGACGCTTTTCGCCCATAAAAAAAACAAAGACACGGAGTACGACATTCCGTTGGGTGATCAGGTCAAACTGCCAGAAGAATTTTTGGAGACCGTATCCCGGATACCCGAAAGCCAAAGTCGAAAATAAGCAGGCTTGGTCTATTACTTCGGATGCCCCGGTGGCCTTTGCCGTCCAGTCGCGTCTTCGCCCGCTGAAAGGGCACCGCTCGGAGCTCTGGTCACCCAACGTAGTTCGCATGGCTACTCACTTCTGATACGGGAGAAAATCAGAGCAAAGCTCTCCACCATGCGATCAATCTGTTGACGAACTATCGCAGCCACCTTGTCTTTTGGGCCGTAACCGAGCGATGCGTCTCCAACAATATTCAAGTGATCCGACGTCGATATCTGGCACTTGACCTGATACGCGACCGGTGAATCGTCACCCTCTATCCATACCCGGCATGAAAAGCGACCCATTGCCCTTCTGTTCTCCTCGTCAGACCAGTGAGAGGCGTCGATACCCTGAAATGGAACACCGGAGAAGTACCTGGCGAATTGAAGCCGCATGAATTGCGTCAATTCTTCTGACGAAAGCCCACTCGACTTGGCTGGCTTGGCCGAATCGGCAGTGTGAACGCTGACGGAAATCGAACCAAAAAATGAAATCGGTTTCAAGTCTTTGTAGTCTTGCAGGGAATCCTCTGCGACGCACGCGTTGTTCAGTCCGAGAAATAGTACAAAACTGAACCACAACACTTCCTTCGCTGCATTCATGCCCCTCCTGATTGACACACGAGTCCTGCGGAAGGGTGTGGGCGGTAATGAGCATTGGCTTGCTGCCTGACATCGAACATCGCCGACGCGCCCTCGCGTGCATCCGCTCTGGATTGAGTCGTCAGGCCGTATGGTGTCTCTATGGTAAATCAGCAACAAAGGGAAACTCCAGGAAATGCGACCCAATGTGCACTATTCATCGTTGCAATACCGGCCATTCCAAAAAAACAGTCCGTCGTTTGCAAAAAAAAGAGGGGCGGAGACCTGAAACCACCGCAGTTGCGGCAATGGTCGCAATGAATGCGCCATTGAAAATGAATCTGCGGGAACCGGATTGCTTGCGAGCGGCAGCATTCGCGTCCAACTCTGTCAGAGGATCGTGCTTGGATGTGTCTGCAGGACGACGCCGACGTAGCGCGCCTTGAACCCGGCTATTGGCACGATCGCAAGCGCATCAGTTTTGCCCGAAGAAGACCATGCGGTCTTCTTCGACGCGCGATATAAAAGGCGAGCCGCAGGCCGGGATACCCCCGGGTCCAGGGAGGCAAGACTTGCGCGGAAGCACCGCGACCTTGGTGCGGCTCGCGAACCGGTTAAGCAGTACGACAAAGGCGCCGTCAGCGCTGTCCAGCCAGCGCGCTGACCGATCATTTCGGCCTGCGTGCGCAGCTGCGTCGAATTCGTATGGGGGATGAAAGCTGGCCGGTTGCCAGCCCCTTATCGAAGGGAACACCGCCGTACCGGTAGAGCACTCACACCGGCAACTGATGAACGAGCACATACTTCCGCGCCCAACCCTCCTTCTGCTGCAGCCGTCCCGCGGAAAGCGGCTGCACCGCTCGCGGACCCAATTGCAGTCTCCCTTTTTATTTCATACCATTTCTGTTTTTATATGCTGGACGCATGTGCTCGCCATCTTTGTTTTTAACTTTATCTTGTATTTTGCTTTCTACGGCATCTGGAAAATTTGTCAAATCTGACAAAACGACAAGTTTGCACAGTCAACGGATCGGACGCCATCCGGACAAACTCTGCGGAGACCCTTCTAACATACTCAATTAAAATAAATATTGCGCCGAATCCATGAGCGATTATTTGATTGGGCGCACAAAATCTGTGCGACTCCCTCGCTTTGGACCTCTTAAAAATATTTTCACGCTGGTCTCGCCCTGTAGGACAAAAACCGATGCGCTGGTCGGAAATAGGCGGCTGGCTGTCGAACTGAGATCAAAAAACGGCGGCCAAACGGCCACCCTCTTCGAATACATCGAGACCATCTGCATCCGATTGCCGCCTGCATGTCGACGCGCCACGCATGCATATCGCTGCCGGGGGCGCGACTGAAATATTCAACGCTCCTGCCGTTTTGCTCGTCTCCACTCCCACGGCGGCATCGGCTTGGGGTCAGCCCACAGTCCGGCACGTCTCGCCCGCGCATCCCATTCGGCGAACCCATACCGCTCGCGCTCCTCGGGCGTCTGCTCTTCAGCATGCTGCTTGCGATGCCACGCCAGACCCACAGCGATTTGAGCCAGTCCGACGTCCAGTGTCTTCGGGCATTCCAGTTGTACAGCGGGACAGGCGTCCGGCGCCGCAACCATCACTTTGCCAACGATGCGTCCGTAACGATCGTACTTCTTGTAGCCCACCGTGACAGGCTTACCGTAGACCAGGCGGGAAAGATGTTGCTCCGATTGTTTACCGAACGGTTGCACCTTCTCGGGCGCATCGATCCCGGAGAGTCGAACCTTGTGCTGTTTCTTTCTGGCGCCCTCGACGGTAATCGAGTCGCCGTTTTCGACAGAAAGAACGCGGCCGCTCAAGGTTTCAGCGTGGGCGGCCGACGTGAACAGCAAGAGGACGAGGATCCAACGCATGAAAGCCTCCTTCCTGCTGGGCGATACAGCACATTTTTGATTAATATGACGATATGAGCACAATTAAAGGCCAGTCCGCAAGACGGCCGCGTCCGGTCGCAAGTTGCGTGCGTTGCGGCCGGCCGTATCAGACCGATCCGACAAAGACGAGTCTCTGTCTCGAGATCGATGCGAACGGCAAAGTTTGCGGCGGCCGCATCACGTGGCACTTTGACCAGAATGCCTGGATTGCGTGCGACGCCTGCGGAGCTACCGGAAGGCAAGACGAGATGCAATGCCCCGTTTGCTTCGGCACGGGCTGGTTGACCCGAAAGTCCACGGCATAATCCCGTTCCTGATGCAGCGCGAAGACGGGCACTGAAGCGCCACATCGGAAAATTGACCTTGCGCTTGATCAGACAAGACTGTATCCGGCCCTGTTTACTCGCCGTTTACCCGCCAACAAAAACGGCCGGGACAATCCCGGCCGTTTTTCATCGCTCAACCGTTTTTCTTGAAAATGCGGTCCAGGTGCTCCATGTCGTTCACCACCTTCCAGTCCGACGCGCCGGCGGTACGGGTACGCTTCTCCCACCACTCCAGCCGGTCAAGGTAGCGGCGCGGATCGACGTTGTCGGTGTTGAGCTTGGTGACATTCAGCGCAACAACGCGGATGCCATCGAGCTTGATCGGGATATCCCGCACCGTCTTGTAATCGAGTTCTTCCTGCATGTCGGAGAAGATGACGATGGTCTTGCGCCCAGCCTGGGTCTCGTTCAAATACTCCGCTGCCTGGATGATGCCGCCGGTGATGTCGGTGTAGCGGCTTCCCTTTGCTTGTTGTTCGGCCTTGGTGAAGCTGGCGAACTGCTCGCTGAATGCGCGCTTCTGGGCATTTGCGGCGAGCGGGTCCTTGCCCAGGCTGACCTTGGCGATGATTTCCTTTTCGCTGAAGCTGCGGCTCTTCACCCGTCCGACCGCCAGCGCATCGCCGGGGTTGATCGTGCCCAGCAGGTAATTCATCACTGCTTGTGCTTTGTTCATTTCCCTGACGTAAGTGCCGGAGGTGTCGATCAGCACATACACCGCCTGGTTGTGGTTGACCTGCGGTCCGCAGGCGACGACAAACAGGAATGCCCCGAGTATTCCAAGCGTCGATGCCGCTTTCATATGGCCTCCTCGGATCCGGACGCGCGCTTGAGCGGCGGCACCGGCCGCAGCTTGTTGCGGCGCGCCGCCCCTTCGCGATAGCTCCCCACCCAACGCTCGATCGCGAGCGGCGCAAAGATCAGCACATCGTAGAGCATGATCACGAATCGACCTATTTCCTTCGCCATGTTGGAGGCGAAGCGCAGCACGAAAGCGAGTCCATGCAGCGCCAGCTCCAGGCCGGCGCCAAGCACCGTGCGGCCCGAATTGATGAAGGTCTCCAGCGGGATCGCCACGAACGCAAGCGCAAACGGCAGCGTGAAACCCAGGATCATCTGACCGAAGGTCGGGATGCGGGTCACCCAGCCGGCTTCGGCGTGTGCCGCGCCCGCAACCGAGCCGAGTTGCTGCTTGAGCGCCACGTCGGCGGAAATGATCGTGTCACGCATCACCGCCAGCGCGACTTCGACGCCGGCCAGTACCAGCAGGATGGTGAGCGACGCCCACATCAGGCGGCGGCGCATCTTCTCGGTAATGCTGCCGAACGGGAAGAGGCTGGTAAAGCGCAGCGTTTCCATCAGGAAGAGGCCCATCAGGGTTTCGAACAGGATGATTACCAGCGCCGCCACTTCCGATGCCTGAAGGGTATCGGTGATGTAATCGCCGCCGCCGACCATGGCCGACATCGGCAGCGCGATCAGCTTGAAGTTGACATAGGCGCCGCCGAAAGCGATCAGCATCACCATGCCGGCGACGAAGAACTGCGTGGACGCCGACGACGCCAGCGCATGCGCAGCGTCATTGCCCCTGGCGGCGATGTTTTCCAGCTTCAGCACGTTGGCATCGATCTTTGCCGCGCTGACCTGCAGGCTGGTGATGTTGCGGTCCACTTGCGTCAGCGTCTGGCTCACGGAACGCCAGAAAGGCAGAAAGCCCTTCAGAATATGATGTCGCTCCTGGTAAGCGCTGCGGTACTCGGATACCACTTTCTGGTAGATGTTGCCGAGCGCATCGCGGATTTCGATAAGAATGTGCTCGACCACCCCGTCACCGGATGCCTTGATCTTGGCGATCGCCTCGATCGCCTTCACCCAATCCGGCGGAGGCAGTGGCACTTCGCCTGACTTCTTGTAGTCCTCCTCAATGCGGGTGATCTCGTCCATGAGTTTCCGCTGCAGCACCGGATAGCCCTCCAGATCGCGCTGCACCAGCATCGTGACGCGTTCGAACTCGCGCTCGATGGTCTGCTTCACTTCATGGCTGCCGTGCGCGAACAGCACTTGGCGGTTGCGGTTGCGCAGCCGGACAGCCGCGTCGGCAAGCCAGCGCGCGCCCAGCCGCAGCGGATTCGACACCGACCGCGACGCACTCCTGATCAGCGCATGCATGGGCCCGCGCGCCACGTAGAGGAACGGTACGGCGATCAGCAGCAGTATCAGCAGCGATGGCAGTACCCGGTCCGGCCAAATCAACAATGATTGTAGAAGCGACATGTCTCCCCCCTTGGGGTCTGGTTTATGCATCGGCAAAAAAAGCGCATTGACCCGTCTGCTACGTGCAACCGATGGGCCAGCAATCGCCCGCGCGCACCACATCCGGGCGGCATAGTTGCGGCGTGCTTACATCGCTGTTATTGCGCGGGTAAATCACGCAGAAAGTTGATGCAGGAAGCTCAACGGGGAACCGACTTGTCGTCTTTGAGCGACGAGCGGTGCCGCAATTGGGTATTCCATGGGCAGCCGGATGAAAGCACTTCCTATTTGCGGGCTCTACACGACCGGAGTCGGGTTATCGAGGTCTGGCGGTTGCTCGCATGAAACGGTTTCGAAGAACCGGAAAATGTCGGCAGTGATTACTGATGCATCGGTCGAGAAATAGTAGATGTGCTCGCCATCGGGAAGGTTCTGCAGAGAGAGTTTTGCGGAATTTTGGAGAGTCGGCGTTGGGGGGAAATGCGATCAGGCCTGCAGTGTGCATAAGTACTTTGCTCGATCAGCGAACTTGCGACAAAGCTCTACATCTCCCGCCCGGCTTCGTGTGCGACTTTTTGCACGGGTGACAACAGATACTCCATCACCGTGCGGCTGCCGAGATTGACCTCGGCCGATACAAGCATGCCGGCGGAGACCCGGAATTGTTTGCCGTCGCGCTCGAGATAAGGCGAATCCAGCGCCACCAGCGTGCGGAACCCGGAGGGCGGCATGACATGTTCGCGGGTGTCCTTGCGGTCGCGCTCGCGCGTGTCGGGCAGTTCCGCCGCATCGGGGCTGATGGTTTCGACGTGGCCGTTGATCATGCCGTACTTGTTGAACGGGAACGCGGCGAGCTTGATCTTGACCGGCTGATTGACTTCCACCCATCCGGCATCTTCGTTGGTGACCCAGACTTCCGCCTTGACCGGATCGTTGCGCGGCACCAGGGTCAGGAGAATGGTGCCGGGCGAGACCACGGTACCCGACGTATGCGTGGCGAGATCCTTCACGATGCCGTCCTGCGGGGCTTTGAGTTCCAGCAACTCGCGGCGGTAAGCCTGCTTGCCGGATTCCTGCTCCAGCCTTAAGCGTTGCCCGTTCGCCTCGCTGCGTTCATTCTGGAGTTGTTGCCGGTAGCTCGAGGTAATTTGCGCGAGCCGCTTGCGCGATTGTTCGATGCTGGCGCGCAGGCTGGCGACCTGGTGGGTCTGGGCTTTAAGTTCCTGCTCTTTCTCGATGCGCTCGCGCCTCTTGTCCAGCATCGCCAGCCGGGAGATGAAGCCATCCTTGGCGAGGTTCTGATGCGCGGCCTCCGTTTCCAGATAGATGGGTACGATCTGCTGGAGCCGGGATTCCATCTCCAGTGCGCCATTCAGGTCTTGCGCAGCTTTCGCCAGGGCCGCTTGCTCGCTGTCGAGCTGGCTCTCGTACGCCCTGCGGTTGGCCAGCGACTGCGCCGTAACCTGCTGAATGAGATCCACCCGATCCCCGGGTCTCGCGGTGAAGGGGACGCCGGCCAGTTCAGATTCAATCCGGCGCAGTTGCAGGCGCCGGAGCATCAGATCCGTTTCCACGGTGGCCCGATCGGCGTCGGTGACTTCCGTGTCCATGCGCAGCAGCACCTGGCCCGCTTTGACTTCCTGCCCGTCCCCGACGAGGATTTCCCGCAGCACGCCGGAGTCGGCCGGCTGCAGGATCTTCACGTAACTGCTGGGAATGAGCTTGCCCTGTGCGACCGCGATGATGTCCAGCCGCCCGAAGCAGGCCCACGCCAGCATCACCGCGAAGAGCGCGATATAGAGAACGATGCGCGACAGCGGTGGCGGGTTCTCATGCTGAGCGCGCAGGATCGCGGGCGCGAAATCTAGTGCACCGGCCTCGGTGGAATGGATGCTCTTCGCCATGCCCCCTCCTGGCCATCAGTTCACGACAGGCGGATCTGCCCTTGTTGAAGCTCAGCGAGCGTGCGCAGTGTCTGCGCGCTGCTGCCGAATTGCGCGGAATTGATGACGTCCTGCGCCGGCGTGAGTCCGATTCCGGTCAACGGTCCGCTCTTGCCGTATTGATAGGCCAGATCGCCGCCAAGGGCCGCCGTGTCGCTGCCCGACAGATGCGCGCCCTCTGTCGCTACAAATAGTCTATACCAGAGGGAAAATTCACTTTTTCTTCTTGAGGTCGAAAAAATAGACATATTCTTTGGTCCAATCTGGCCGCAGGAAGATCACGCGGCCTTCTTCCAGCGTCATAGCGCCACGGCATACAGCGCGACAAACTGACGCCTCTAGCTGATCCTTGAACTTCGCCGCCCACTGCCCATTACGCGGCTCTGGCCACAGATTGCGATGGTCGGTAGGGTGCCCGCCGAGGCATAGCGGGACCAAATGATCCTCTTCGTAGTCCGACGCTTTGCTGGATAGGCGCATTTCGCGCATCTGCTGCGCCTTCAGCCGGTTAGTGTATGAAGTCGGCGGCCGGACGGTGGCCGTCCAGCCGGGAACGCATATGGTCTGAGCAATATTGTCTGCCGTGACGTATTGACTGATGGCGCCTGGCGTTCGATCGCGATCCGGAACAAAGAATGCGGGCCCATGAGAATCGAGTTCGCTCTGGTCCGCAGAAGCGAACTCCATCGCTGCAATGCACAGCAACCCAAGAAATCGACCCTGTGGCATTCGCATATCATACTGAAGCCCAACGTTCAGGGATTTGCCATGTCCGAAGCCATAGCCCGATTCGCCGCCTTCCTGCAGTTATCAGACGACATGCTCATCCGTGCGGAGTGCGAGGATCTTGAGGAGTGCGTGAGGATTCTGGCAGTCCAGTGCGCTCACTATCAATCGAAGTTCGGGAAATTGCCGATGTCGGACACGCTTGAAGTCCTCTCAAGCGAGACGATGAATGACGAGCAAGCCAAGTGGATCGGGGACGGTCTGGAAATGGTAGTTGGCGTTCTGGGGATGCTGGAGCAGGAGCATGCAAAGCATTAGGCTGCTTCATGAAGTCACTGTTATGGCGAGATGCCTAAGTCATGTTGATATCGATTTTCTGAATGCCTGTTTTCGACCTATTCTGTTGAAAAACTCCAATTTGCATGCACCCGGAATTATTGCGAGAGTGCATTGCAATTGACAATTCATTCGACGAATCGTCGAAGCGTTTGTTAGAAGGCTCGTGGTCGCGCGCAGCAGTAGATCGCATGCCCCCCACGTCCGAGAAGGACCGACGCCCCTGCGGGCCTGAAATTTTTCGGGTAGCTCCTGAAAAGGTGTTTTTCAACAGATATAGACCCTAAGCTGCCGGTCAGGTGTTCGGAAAGCAGCCGTTCAACGTACTGCGCGTAGTCGGCTCGCAAACGGCAAGCGAAGCGCCGCTGTTCGCGAGTCCGTGCTGACGCGCAGGTTAGAGGGCATGGTTTCTTTGAGAGCGATGTGCCGGCCAGACACGCATCGACCCCTCCCCGGCTTCGTCCCGTCGTGACTTGCCTGGAGCGTTATTGTCGTATCGATGATGACCAATCATCTTCACCTCGCCTTGCAGATGGGCGATGTGAACTCTCGGCGGGCATGCAGAACCTGTCGTTTCGATATACCCGCCGTGTCCTATCCGTGATCAAGTGGTGCAGTTAAATGCTGAATCCACTACCCTTGAATTGAAGGCTCCCTTGCGAGCTTCATGCGAAGCAGGTCCATTGCGCCGTTCTTAGCTAACAGAGCGAAGTCAACTCCCAAGACCTCCCGGGTAAAACGCTGATCGAGTTCTTTACGCACGTCGTCTACATCCATTTCATTTATGGGACGCAACGCTTTATCGCGCATCTGATCAAAAATATTAACGGCGGCGGAAAGCTGCTTCGCGTTCAGCTTGGTGACATCAAGGATGACGAAATCTTCAAGCGCCGATTTACCAATGTTTCCTCTGCCCGCTTGCTGCTTGTTTGCCTGCCACCAATGCAAGAGCAGTCCGAGCGACGTGTTCGCCCATAGCACGAGTGCTTTCTCATGGTCTTCAGACGCCATCTGTATGGAGGCCCAAGCACGGCCGCCGATACTGCGCCTCGGCGTGAACTGCATCCCTGTGGATTGGCTGTTGAATCGAAAGTTGATGTTGAAGTGACAATGTGAAGCGGTCGCAGCCACTCGCGGAATTCTTTCTGCCACCAAATCTTCCTCCGCTGGGGTTGCGCCCATGCGAGCAATGCCTTCGCTATCCG
This window contains:
- a CDS encoding IS1595 family transposase, whose product is MKLRRSRLSSAQTRRLLEHFVAGTPARTAAELVQVNRNTATHFYHRLREVIAVRLAHAGPSGSRGEVEVHESYLGSARKGQKGRTPKGSAPVFGMLTRGGEIHTVMVPNTRQDTLLPILRTRINPESLVYTNALHVSDALNRLGVRHRKVAPRDRFAPGPAHMNGIENFWNQARRHLRKYNGIPSHHLHLYLKECEWRFNYGSAGQLLKTLEHWLIQEQ
- a CDS encoding MFS transporter; this encodes MENKNQFRLLFERRFGPFFLTQLLGAFNDNLYKNSLVILVAYHAATYSSLDPNLLTNAAAGIFILPFLLFSASAGQVADKFEKSAIIRIIKAIEIGIMVIAGAGLLLRSLPLLFSALFLLGLHSTFFGPVKYAILPQALTPAELIGGNGLVEMGTFVAILAGTLVAGVLVALDGGTAWVSALILVIGVLGFLASLAIPKAPAAAASLAFDWNPLRETWSNLKFARQNRTVFLSLLGISWFWFYGAVFLSQFPNYSKVVLGGDEHVVTLLLALFSVGVAAGSLLCERLSGHKVEIGLVPFGSIGLSVFAVDLFFATPGSVARADVGAWQFLMQPDAWRIALDLFLIGMFGGFYIVPLYALIQTRCPPSHRSRVIAANNILNALFMVVAAGLAVVTLNAGMTIPQLLLLTGSLNVAVAVYIYALVPEFLLRFIDWMLVHSIYRLKTSGVEHIPEEGPALLVCNHQSLADALVVTAACRRPIRFVMYYAIFNVPVLRFIFRSMKAIPIAGAKEAPEVLDRAYDEIAAALEDGQLVCIFPEGQLTRDGQTGPFRPGVTRILERTPVPVVPMALSGLWRSIFSRNRDKWKVATLFPAVSLSVGPALSPATATPEALHAVVRHLAATDSATRRMT
- a CDS encoding thermonuclease family protein, which gives rise to MRWILVLLLFTSAAHAETLSGRVLSVENGDSITVEGARKKQHKVRLSGIDAPEKVQPFGKQSEQHLSRLVYGKPVTVGYKKYDRYGRIVGKVMVAAPDACPAVQLECPKTLDVGLAQIAVGLAWHRKQHAEEQTPEERERYGFAEWDARARRAGLWADPKPMPPWEWRRAKRQER
- a CDS encoding VWA domain-containing protein, producing MKAASTLGILGAFLFVVACGPQVNHNQAVYVLIDTSGTYVREMNKAQAVMNYLLGTINPGDALAVGRVKSRSFSEKEIIAKVSLGKDPLAANAQKRAFSEQFASFTKAEQQAKGSRYTDITGGIIQAAEYLNETQAGRKTIVIFSDMQEELDYKTVRDIPIKLDGIRVVALNVTKLNTDNVDPRRYLDRLEWWEKRTRTAGASDWKVVNDMEHLDRIFKKNG
- a CDS encoding HlyD family type I secretion periplasmic adaptor subunit, which codes for MAKSIHSTEAGALDFAPAILRAQHENPPPLSRIVLYIALFAVMLAWACFGRLDIIAVAQGKLIPSSYVKILQPADSGVLREILVGDGQEVKAGQVLLRMDTEVTDADRATVETDLMLRRLQLRRIESELAGVPFTARPGDRVDLIQQVTAQSLANRRAYESQLDSEQAALAKAAQDLNGALEMESRLQQIVPIYLETEAAHQNLAKDGFISRLAMLDKRRERIEKEQELKAQTHQVASLRASIEQSRKRLAQITSSYRQQLQNERSEANGQRLRLEQESGKQAYRRELLELKAPQDGIVKDLATHTSGTVVSPGTILLTLVPRNDPVKAEVWVTNEDAGWVEVNQPVKIKLAAFPFNKYGMINGHVETISPDAAELPDTRERDRKDTREHVMPPSGFRTLVALDSPYLERDGKQFRVSAGMLVSAEVNLGSRTVMEYLLSPVQKVAHEAGREM